The Streptomyces sp. NBC_01244 genome contains a region encoding:
- a CDS encoding multicopper oxidase family protein, whose product MRSSVSPSPVSPSPASPASASPVSPPSPSSPSRRAVLGAGAALAGSGLLAACSGSGMAGMDHGAGSTGKGAASPAPDGYVDPAGAEVQAAEAARKATGPLTEVRLTATATPLDLGAGRSVRSWAYGDELPGKEVRVTAGGTLALTLANNLPEATSLHWHGLALRNDMDGVPGLTQRDIAPGGSFTYKFAVPHPGTYWFHPHSGVQQDRGLYAPLIVEDPKEPLSYDKEWVVVLDDWLDGVDGSTPDAVLAELRKGMDMSSSGGGHAGHGSGSGSGSDAMGTPAPAASGGPSRVLMGGVSEVLGKDPGDVAYPHYLVNGRTPEDPSVFTARPGDRIRLRIINAGGDTAFRIALGGHEFTVTHTDGFPVRHATARSLLLGMGERYDVLVTAGDGVFPLTALAEGKGDSASALAVLRTGAGAAPTTSTRPAELTGRPLTADTLKAAEPVALAAREPDRTVRIKLTGGMAKYDWAFDGKPYAPDRRHPVKAGERVRLEFENSTTMWHPLHLHGHTFALGAGPGGARKDTAVVLPNGKLTVDFDADNPGLWMVHCHNVFHAEAGMMTVLGYLR is encoded by the coding sequence ATGCGCTCTTCCGTTTCTCCCTCTCCCGTTTCTCCCTCTCCCGCTTCCCCCGCCTCCGCTTCCCCCGTCTCACCGCCCTCGCCCTCCTCGCCGTCCCGCCGCGCCGTCCTCGGTGCCGGCGCCGCCCTCGCCGGGTCCGGGCTGCTCGCCGCCTGCTCGGGCTCCGGCATGGCCGGCATGGACCACGGCGCCGGCTCCACGGGCAAGGGGGCCGCCTCCCCCGCCCCCGACGGCTACGTGGACCCGGCCGGCGCCGAGGTGCAGGCCGCCGAGGCCGCCCGCAAGGCCACCGGCCCGCTCACCGAGGTCCGGCTGACGGCCACCGCCACCCCGCTCGACCTCGGCGCCGGCCGCTCCGTCCGCTCGTGGGCGTACGGGGACGAGCTCCCGGGCAAGGAGGTACGGGTCACCGCGGGCGGCACCCTCGCCCTGACCCTGGCCAACAACCTCCCCGAGGCCACCTCCCTGCACTGGCACGGCCTGGCGCTGCGCAACGACATGGACGGGGTACCGGGGCTGACCCAGCGGGACATCGCCCCGGGCGGCTCGTTCACGTACAAGTTCGCCGTCCCGCACCCCGGGACGTACTGGTTCCACCCGCACTCCGGGGTCCAGCAGGACCGCGGCCTGTACGCGCCGCTGATCGTCGAGGACCCGAAGGAGCCCCTCTCCTACGACAAGGAGTGGGTGGTCGTACTCGACGACTGGCTCGACGGGGTGGACGGCTCCACCCCCGACGCCGTGCTCGCCGAACTCCGCAAGGGCATGGACATGAGCTCGAGCGGCGGCGGCCATGCGGGCCACGGCTCCGGCTCCGGCTCCGGCTCCGACGCCATGGGCACTCCCGCGCCCGCAGCGAGCGGCGGCCCGTCCCGGGTCCTCATGGGCGGAGTCAGCGAGGTCCTCGGCAAGGACCCGGGCGATGTCGCGTACCCGCACTACCTGGTCAACGGCCGCACCCCCGAGGACCCTTCGGTCTTCACCGCCCGCCCCGGGGACCGGATCCGGCTCCGGATCATCAACGCGGGCGGGGACACCGCCTTCCGGATCGCCCTGGGCGGCCACGAGTTCACGGTCACCCACACCGACGGCTTCCCCGTCCGGCACGCCACCGCCCGCTCGCTGCTGCTGGGCATGGGCGAGCGCTACGACGTCCTGGTGACGGCGGGCGACGGGGTGTTCCCGCTGACCGCGCTCGCCGAGGGCAAGGGGGACTCGGCGTCCGCGCTCGCGGTGCTGCGCACCGGGGCAGGGGCGGCGCCCACCACCTCGACCCGGCCCGCCGAGCTGACCGGGCGGCCGCTGACGGCGGACACGCTGAAGGCGGCGGAGCCGGTGGCGCTGGCCGCGCGCGAACCCGACCGCACGGTGCGGATCAAGCTGACCGGCGGGATGGCGAAGTACGACTGGGCCTTCGACGGCAAGCCGTACGCCCCGGACCGGCGGCACCCGGTGAAGGCCGGGGAACGGGTCCGGCTGGAGTTCGAGAACTCCACGACGATGTGGCACCCGCTCCACCTGCACGGGCACACCTTCGCCCTCGGCGCCGGGCCGGGCGGGGCCCGCAAGGACACGGCGGTGGTCCTTCCGAACGGCAAGCTGACGGTGGACTTCGACGCCGACAATCCCGGTCTGTGGATGGTGCATTGCCACAACGTCTTCCACGCGGAGGCCGGGATGATGACCGTGCTCGGCTACCTGCGCTAG